In a single window of the Terriglobus roseus genome:
- a CDS encoding GumC family protein: MSTSSISGVVKRQWVLLLLCIGVAAVLAVIVTAVQPKTYRAEAKLLVRNSRMAIVMGTDTPSQAMAPSQVTEEDVNSEIEVLRSREILTQVAEDAGMTAAGTKPSPKAAEQSVLKMYKNLDIAAIRKTNVIQMAFYAHTPQDAVKTLRFLTSRYVTASISAHAAPNSYEFFEGQVDGAKKNMAQAQQAVSEFRARSGISSAEQQRTELIKELAATQDQIHDADVKLQELGSRRRALEGQSKNVTSRLPTQVRTAVNQPLIEHLQANLNALENTQISLLQQYKPTDRLVQINSEKIANTKAELAESQHMAATEQTTDINPLFQYVTKEAASNDVDSSGYLARLHSLKNVEGDIQKRLAALDKDSVTLANLERVQEDAQDNYAAFLKRMEQARVSTQMDRQNIANVAVIEEPMSSPIPVSPSLRVNLLVGLGAGALVGFALAWFKDSSANARLKKTHLREFAITA, from the coding sequence ATGAGTACCAGTTCGATATCCGGCGTGGTCAAGCGTCAATGGGTTCTCTTGCTGCTTTGCATTGGAGTCGCGGCAGTCCTTGCTGTAATCGTGACAGCGGTCCAACCGAAGACCTACAGGGCAGAGGCCAAACTCCTTGTACGCAACAGCCGCATGGCGATTGTGATGGGTACCGACACGCCTTCACAGGCCATGGCTCCAAGCCAGGTGACGGAAGAAGACGTCAATTCGGAAATCGAAGTTCTCCGCAGTCGCGAGATTCTTACCCAGGTGGCCGAAGACGCGGGAATGACGGCGGCGGGCACGAAGCCTTCCCCGAAGGCGGCTGAGCAATCTGTTTTGAAGATGTACAAGAATTTGGACATCGCCGCGATTCGCAAGACGAATGTCATCCAGATGGCCTTTTATGCTCACACGCCACAGGATGCGGTGAAGACGCTCCGATTCTTGACGTCAAGATACGTCACGGCCAGCATCTCCGCCCACGCGGCGCCGAACTCATACGAATTCTTCGAAGGCCAAGTTGACGGCGCGAAAAAGAATATGGCTCAGGCGCAACAAGCCGTTTCCGAGTTCCGTGCGCGTTCCGGCATCTCCTCCGCGGAGCAACAGCGCACAGAGCTGATTAAGGAACTCGCCGCAACACAGGATCAGATCCATGACGCGGACGTAAAACTGCAGGAACTTGGTAGCCGCCGGCGCGCGCTCGAAGGACAGAGCAAGAATGTGACCTCGCGACTGCCGACCCAGGTGCGAACAGCTGTCAATCAGCCCCTGATCGAACATCTTCAGGCGAATTTGAACGCGCTTGAGAATACTCAGATATCTCTCCTGCAGCAATACAAGCCGACCGATCGCCTCGTGCAGATCAACAGCGAAAAGATTGCCAACACGAAGGCTGAACTGGCTGAGAGCCAGCACATGGCCGCCACAGAACAGACGACGGACATCAATCCCCTCTTCCAGTACGTCACCAAGGAGGCGGCTTCAAACGATGTCGACAGTTCCGGCTACCTGGCGCGGCTTCACTCGTTGAAGAATGTTGAGGGCGACATCCAGAAGCGGTTGGCAGCGCTAGACAAGGACTCAGTGACGCTGGCGAACCTTGAGCGCGTTCAGGAAGATGCTCAGGATAACTATGCAGCTTTCCTCAAGCGCATGGAGCAGGCTCGAGTCTCGACCCAGATGGATAGGCAGAACATTGCAAATGTCGCTGTGATTGAAGAACCGATGTCGTCGCCGATTCCTGTTTCGCCTTCACTACGCGTGAATCTGCTCGTAGGCCTCGGAGCTGGCGCCCTGGTGGGCTTTGCACTGGCTTGGTTCAAGGATTCATCAGCGAACGCTCGTCTGAAGAAAACACATTTGCGCGAATTCGCAATCACCGCTTAG
- a CDS encoding sugar transferase: MPTADPVRSVAPLSTAKAIHSGHRIAGNFNDRLAVRFLGTSAVACMDLLLLSASFVVTTVLCYRLPTQSNLATFLSLRISMRNLLLGLACVLLWHGALWASGIHRSQTFKHQMRRIPLAICLTTLVAMFAFFQRSSENVFFAGAVMWLLSLFCFCGSRLLIFLFVRFVRAQVGAHRSAIVVGSGSVAQDLCRQITADSHSRYKVIGFVDSAPQEFAESNIGQHLGTFDQLEEILLGQPVDDVFIALPQRSSYVVTQRALALCEIAGIQSHLPANNFQTSITKRVSAEGSQMVLHMVHHDSRRFLKRSFDLAGASFGLLLLSPLLLVIAILVKLTSDGPIIFKQKRYGWNRRIFHMYKFRSMVVDAEKQQAKLEHLNELGGPVFKITNDPRVTKIGAFIRKTSLDELPQLFNVLRGEMSLVGPRPLPMRDVGRVNELSTMRRFSVKPGMTGLWQVSGRSSLDFSGWMTLDLSYIDEWSLGLDLRILAQTFPAVMKGRGAS, encoded by the coding sequence TTGCCAACCGCTGATCCGGTACGTTCTGTGGCTCCCCTGTCCACGGCGAAAGCGATTCATTCGGGACATCGAATCGCCGGAAACTTCAACGATCGCCTCGCTGTCCGTTTTCTAGGCACGTCCGCAGTCGCATGTATGGATCTTTTGTTACTGAGTGCGTCTTTCGTGGTCACTACGGTTCTCTGCTACCGTTTGCCAACACAGTCCAACCTGGCAACGTTTCTCTCTTTGCGCATTTCTATGCGCAACCTCCTGCTTGGTCTAGCCTGTGTCTTGTTGTGGCACGGCGCACTGTGGGCCTCGGGTATTCACCGATCGCAAACATTCAAGCATCAGATGCGCCGCATTCCGCTGGCAATATGCCTCACCACTTTGGTGGCGATGTTTGCGTTCTTTCAGCGGTCGAGTGAGAACGTGTTCTTTGCGGGTGCAGTTATGTGGCTCCTCAGCCTGTTCTGCTTCTGCGGTTCTCGCCTGCTCATCTTCCTGTTCGTACGGTTTGTGCGCGCGCAAGTGGGCGCACACAGGAGTGCGATTGTAGTTGGTAGTGGCAGCGTGGCCCAAGATTTGTGCCGGCAGATCACTGCGGATTCTCATTCGCGCTACAAAGTCATCGGTTTTGTTGATAGCGCACCGCAGGAGTTCGCAGAGTCAAACATCGGTCAGCACCTTGGAACCTTTGATCAGCTCGAAGAAATATTGCTAGGGCAGCCAGTGGATGATGTGTTTATCGCGCTTCCCCAGCGTTCGAGCTACGTAGTGACCCAGCGAGCGCTGGCTCTCTGTGAGATCGCCGGCATCCAGTCTCACCTTCCAGCGAACAACTTTCAGACATCCATCACAAAGCGAGTCTCTGCAGAAGGCAGCCAGATGGTGCTCCATATGGTGCACCACGACAGTCGACGTTTCCTCAAGAGGTCTTTCGATCTTGCAGGTGCTTCATTCGGCTTGCTGCTCCTGTCCCCGCTCTTACTCGTGATTGCGATCCTGGTGAAACTCACCAGCGATGGCCCAATCATCTTCAAACAGAAGCGATATGGCTGGAATCGGCGCATATTCCACATGTACAAGTTTCGCAGCATGGTCGTAGACGCGGAAAAGCAGCAGGCCAAGCTCGAGCACCTCAACGAACTCGGAGGGCCGGTCTTCAAAATTACGAATGATCCGCGCGTGACGAAGATCGGCGCATTCATCCGCAAAACCTCGCTCGACGAACTGCCACAATTGTTCAACGTTTTGCGTGGCGAAATGTCTCTCGTTGGACCACGGCCGCTGCCCATGCGCGATGTCGGTCGCGTGAACGAACTGAGCACGATGCGTCGTTTTTCTGTCAAGCCAGGTATGACAGGGCTCTGGCAGGTGAGTGGACGGAGCAGCCTTGACTTCAGCGGCTGGATGACGCTCGACCTGAGTTACATCGATGAGTGGTCACTGGGGCTTGATCTTCGTATTCTCGCGCAGACCTTTCCGGCAGTTATGAAAGGCCGTGGTGCCTCATAA
- a CDS encoding InlB B-repeat-containing protein, with the protein MLPSYRRDLRVPLHLIKLLTVLLLFPFSFATAQQQAAQSDGFVDSIGINIHLIFTETPYYTNFPLVKSSLQTLGIRHIRDGVMDTGMQDYYDRHKELAAIGIKGLYVVTPDQSAALLQQWPSRVGSAFEAYENPNEYDFSANWLSTLWGSMPVLSAAGKVAGYPVVGPSIVFPADYYLLGNMSGFFNYANIHNYYAGRNPGTVGWGDGGYGSIPYSLNMAKVTSGNLPVYVTETGYSTGSWMTNYVSEEVSAVYLPRLLMEHFNAGIRRSYLYELISQGGQDYGLIRADGSFKPSFYAISNLTKLLADPGGSFTPGTLTYTLAGASTSVHQLLLQKRDGTYYLALWQEVPNYEPDLHYDIPVAPMNVTLNTSSSFSGVTSYQWDRSGNVTATDLPPGQSIPLTVTDNLQIIKLSSSAACTYTLGTSTLPMLPINMLAMDHSGGTGSSPYTSTGSCTTQPTSSASWLTASASNGVLSYTAQPNTGDFRQATVTLGNASISVYQAASSAVFVNFDLNVAGGWIQMDGTGMSNKWWAIWRNGEVHTLSASIPQRINGSVYLFDYWTSGAGGTTAVSVTPPARTTTYTAHLETANYLNVTAGSGGTVSVNNPGPQLDGLSYYRPWDAVGVTATPASGCRFLRWDGSSSLSSSLSLSITAPTNLNAVFACGN; encoded by the coding sequence ATGTTGCCGTCATACCGTCGTGATCTAAGAGTGCCCCTGCACCTCATTAAGTTGCTTACCGTTTTATTACTTTTCCCATTTTCATTTGCCACAGCGCAACAACAAGCGGCACAGAGTGATGGATTCGTCGACTCCATTGGGATCAATATCCACCTGATCTTTACGGAAACGCCTTACTACACGAACTTTCCACTTGTGAAAAGCTCTCTGCAGACATTGGGCATTCGTCACATCCGCGACGGCGTAATGGATACAGGCATGCAGGACTACTATGACCGGCACAAGGAACTGGCGGCCATCGGAATCAAGGGTTTATACGTCGTAACCCCGGATCAGTCTGCCGCACTTCTCCAGCAATGGCCAAGCCGCGTCGGTTCCGCGTTCGAGGCGTACGAAAATCCAAACGAATACGACTTCTCGGCAAACTGGCTCTCCACGCTGTGGGGCAGTATGCCCGTCCTCAGCGCGGCAGGCAAGGTCGCTGGCTACCCGGTAGTCGGTCCATCGATCGTGTTCCCGGCGGACTACTACCTACTCGGCAACATGAGCGGCTTTTTCAATTACGCCAACATCCATAATTACTACGCAGGACGTAATCCCGGAACTGTCGGATGGGGCGATGGCGGCTATGGCAGCATTCCGTACAGCCTGAACATGGCGAAGGTTACGTCTGGAAACCTGCCGGTTTACGTGACGGAAACGGGCTACAGCACCGGCTCATGGATGACGAACTACGTTTCGGAAGAGGTTAGCGCAGTCTATCTTCCGCGCCTTCTGATGGAACACTTTAATGCTGGAATCCGCAGGTCGTACCTCTACGAATTGATCAGCCAAGGCGGTCAGGATTATGGATTGATCCGCGCGGACGGCAGCTTCAAACCTTCCTTCTATGCGATCTCGAACCTGACCAAATTGTTGGCCGATCCGGGCGGCTCATTCACACCTGGAACCCTGACGTACACCCTGGCCGGTGCAAGCACAAGTGTCCACCAGCTTTTGCTGCAGAAACGCGATGGCACCTACTATCTCGCCCTCTGGCAGGAAGTCCCGAATTATGAGCCGGATCTGCACTATGACATTCCAGTTGCACCGATGAACGTCACTCTGAATACATCCTCTTCGTTCTCCGGTGTCACTTCATACCAGTGGGATCGTAGTGGGAATGTCACCGCCACAGATCTGCCTCCGGGCCAATCCATCCCACTTACCGTCACCGATAATTTGCAGATCATCAAGCTGTCTTCGAGCGCGGCGTGCACCTATACACTCGGAACCTCTACGCTGCCGATGTTGCCGATCAATATGCTCGCGATGGATCACTCCGGAGGAACGGGCTCCTCGCCCTATACCAGCACGGGATCCTGCACGACACAACCCACATCCTCTGCCTCCTGGCTTACAGCGTCAGCTTCCAACGGCGTGCTTTCCTATACCGCGCAACCGAACACCGGTGATTTTCGTCAGGCCACAGTCACACTTGGGAACGCAAGCATCAGCGTCTACCAGGCTGCTTCCTCTGCTGTCTTTGTGAACTTTGATCTCAATGTCGCTGGTGGTTGGATTCAGATGGATGGCACCGGCATGTCGAATAAATGGTGGGCTATCTGGAGAAATGGAGAGGTCCACACGTTGTCAGCTTCAATACCGCAGCGTATCAACGGATCGGTCTACTTGTTTGATTACTGGACATCCGGAGCGGGCGGGACCACTGCGGTGTCTGTGACGCCGCCTGCGAGGACGACAACCTACACGGCTCATCTTGAGACCGCAAACTACCTGAACGTGACGGCCGGTTCCGGTGGGACGGTCAGCGTCAATAACCCCGGGCCGCAGCTTGATGGCTTGTCATACTATCGGCCGTGGGATGCAGTGGGGGTTACGGCTACGCCAGCGTCCGGTTGCCGCTTCCTTAGATGGGATGGCTCATCGTCACTTTCTTCATCCCTCAGCCTTAGCATCACCGCACCGACGAATCTGAATGCCGTCTTTGCATGCGGCAACTGA
- a CDS encoding M61 family metallopeptidase: MLKPAYLMVAAAMSACVTVNLSAQKMPIQITADLTEGARHLYHAEIDIPVKPDSTADFITPRWIPGTHAPGGPLADLVGVVFTGNGQTLKWRRDDVQLAEFHVTVPKGVTSVHVHVDSIVAGRVTTKMSVLEWERLMMYPANVPTKDIAIQPSVTVPAGWGTGTALKPISTVPTPAVTGVDEGAHAPAPGSVTTKYNVTTAEQLEDSPVITGLYFHEFPLAPEVTPKHFLDVVSDDPEDSKMRPETLAEIGNLVREADANYASHHYSEYHFLLTLSDRAGGEGLEHGQSSDNGVGEKGFADDAHQLGEADLLAHEFTHSWNGKYRRPARLYQPDFATAQQGDLMWVYEGMTQYWGNVLAARAGLKSQEQYRDMLAMSAAQLDYKSGRSWRSTEDTGIAGSLIRGGNQNWVNWRRGQDYYQEGELVWLDTDTKIRQLTDNKKSLNDFVKIFLGKGGNTGPLVVGYEFPELVKDLNEVVKFDWDTFLRERIMNINPRADLDGIEHGGYKLVYLDHPSKSERTLASSRRGSAINVWYSLGLRVAADGTLGDIRWNGVADKAKLAPGEKIISVNGMVFSSDSLKAALLKAKTDPAPIHLLVQQEDAIMPIDLDYHDGEKYPAMVRVEGTPAYLDDITKPLTTPQHAPAAAPTTTAAPATN, encoded by the coding sequence ATGCTCAAACCTGCCTACCTGATGGTGGCTGCTGCCATGTCTGCGTGTGTCACTGTGAATCTTTCCGCTCAGAAGATGCCGATCCAGATCACCGCGGACCTGACGGAGGGTGCTCGTCACCTTTATCACGCGGAGATTGACATACCGGTTAAGCCGGACAGCACCGCTGACTTCATCACGCCGCGCTGGATCCCCGGAACACATGCTCCAGGAGGGCCGCTGGCTGATCTGGTTGGCGTCGTGTTTACCGGCAACGGCCAGACCCTCAAGTGGCGCCGTGACGATGTGCAGTTGGCCGAGTTCCACGTGACTGTGCCCAAGGGCGTGACCAGTGTGCACGTGCATGTCGACTCCATCGTGGCCGGCCGCGTTACGACAAAGATGTCCGTGCTGGAGTGGGAACGGCTGATGATGTATCCGGCGAACGTCCCAACGAAAGATATTGCGATTCAGCCGTCGGTAACGGTCCCGGCAGGGTGGGGAACCGGCACGGCTCTGAAGCCCATCAGCACGGTACCCACGCCGGCTGTTACGGGCGTGGATGAAGGCGCGCATGCGCCCGCACCGGGCTCTGTGACGACGAAGTACAACGTCACGACAGCAGAGCAGCTCGAGGATTCGCCGGTGATCACCGGTCTCTACTTCCATGAATTCCCGCTGGCACCAGAAGTAACGCCGAAGCACTTTCTGGACGTTGTGTCGGACGATCCCGAAGATTCGAAGATGCGTCCGGAGACGCTTGCGGAGATTGGCAACCTGGTTCGTGAGGCTGATGCCAACTATGCGTCGCACCACTACAGTGAGTACCACTTCCTGCTGACACTCTCAGACCGCGCAGGCGGCGAGGGCCTGGAGCATGGTCAGTCGTCAGATAACGGCGTTGGCGAGAAGGGCTTTGCCGACGACGCCCACCAGTTAGGCGAGGCCGACCTGCTGGCGCACGAGTTCACGCACTCCTGGAACGGCAAGTATCGCCGGCCTGCTCGTCTCTACCAGCCGGACTTTGCCACCGCGCAGCAGGGTGACCTGATGTGGGTGTATGAGGGCATGACGCAGTACTGGGGCAATGTGCTGGCGGCGCGTGCTGGCCTCAAGTCGCAAGAGCAGTACCGCGACATGCTGGCGATGAGTGCAGCGCAACTGGACTACAAGTCGGGCCGCTCATGGCGCTCCACGGAAGACACCGGCATCGCGGGCAGTCTCATCCGAGGCGGGAATCAGAACTGGGTCAACTGGCGTCGCGGTCAGGATTACTACCAGGAGGGCGAACTGGTCTGGCTCGACACCGATACGAAGATCCGTCAGTTGACGGACAACAAGAAGTCATTGAATGACTTTGTAAAAATCTTCCTGGGCAAGGGCGGCAACACCGGCCCGCTGGTCGTCGGTTACGAATTCCCGGAGCTGGTGAAGGATCTGAATGAAGTGGTGAAGTTCGACTGGGATACTTTCCTGCGCGAGCGCATCATGAACATCAATCCTCGCGCAGACCTGGATGGTATTGAGCATGGCGGCTACAAACTGGTCTATCTCGATCATCCCTCCAAGAGCGAGCGTACCCTGGCCAGCAGTCGCCGTGGCAGTGCCATCAATGTTTGGTATTCACTTGGCTTACGTGTTGCAGCGGATGGCACATTGGGTGACATTCGTTGGAACGGTGTTGCCGACAAGGCAAAGCTGGCGCCGGGAGAAAAGATCATCTCGGTCAACGGTATGGTCTTTTCCAGCGACAGCTTGAAGGCGGCACTGCTGAAGGCGAAGACCGACCCGGCACCGATCCACCTGCTGGTTCAGCAGGAAGACGCCATTATGCCGATCGATCTGGATTATCACGATGGCGAAAAGTATCCGGCTATGGTCCGCGTGGAAGGCACACCGGCCTATCTGGATGACATCACGAAGCCGCTGACTACACCGCAACATGCGCCCGCTGCAGCACCGACAACAACAGCGGCGCCTGCTACGAATTAA
- a CDS encoding DNA polymerase Y family protein → MVSPVYLAVHVPEFSAQALLRLRPELRRKPVAVVKGVPPLQQVCSANPEARAMGVENGITRAQLDAFDGLSIFPASSAEYACARSALLETASVFTPRIQVQPESDAAFAILLDMTGTTWMWGEAASMVQHVAHAIRSIRLSARFVTSSNAHTALCLASVARRGPLVVRAGEEAKALAQLPMSSLPLTAEQAEALSLWGLGTLGDLASLSVHAVTARLGQAGKRLHAIASGSEPHFFVPQEAEFLLQESMEFDEPVELLDSILFVLSPMLLQLIGRAANRSYALASVTTQLKLEGGGEHTRVLQPALPSSERTALLKLLHLDLQAHPPAAGVIGVCLSAQPGDRGQVQAGLFAPQLPEAMPLEVTLARIAAMVGEEHVGRARLLDTHADTTFAMERFVAPKVSHASKGRSCASAAMALRRCRPPQTLQVVTRDRRYSPRPLSFYFGGRYYVVVQAYGPWRRSGDWWSAEVWSCEEWDVCARCDGADALLCVLKHNRLSKEWTMDALYD, encoded by the coding sequence ATGGTATCTCCTGTTTACCTGGCGGTGCATGTGCCTGAGTTCTCGGCTCAGGCTCTTCTTCGGCTGCGGCCGGAACTGCGTCGTAAACCCGTTGCAGTTGTGAAGGGAGTTCCTCCTCTCCAACAGGTTTGTAGCGCCAATCCTGAGGCCCGTGCCATGGGCGTAGAGAACGGCATCACGCGAGCGCAGCTGGATGCGTTTGATGGTCTTAGCATCTTTCCCGCATCCAGTGCGGAGTATGCCTGCGCGCGCTCTGCGTTGCTGGAAACTGCGTCGGTGTTCACGCCACGAATCCAGGTGCAACCCGAGTCCGATGCAGCGTTCGCCATACTGCTGGACATGACAGGCACCACATGGATGTGGGGCGAGGCCGCATCCATGGTCCAGCATGTTGCTCATGCCATACGAAGCATTCGCCTCTCAGCCCGGTTTGTTACCAGCAGTAATGCGCATACAGCATTGTGTCTTGCATCGGTGGCACGTCGGGGACCATTGGTTGTGCGTGCGGGAGAAGAAGCAAAAGCACTAGCGCAACTTCCCATGTCCTCGTTACCGCTCACGGCAGAGCAAGCCGAGGCGCTTTCTCTCTGGGGACTGGGCACGCTGGGGGATCTGGCATCATTGTCCGTCCATGCAGTCACGGCAAGGTTAGGCCAGGCAGGGAAGCGTCTGCATGCCATTGCATCCGGATCAGAGCCGCATTTCTTCGTGCCGCAGGAAGCCGAGTTCTTATTGCAGGAGAGTATGGAATTCGATGAGCCGGTCGAATTGCTTGACTCGATCCTGTTCGTGCTCAGTCCTATGCTCCTCCAATTGATCGGGCGCGCCGCCAATCGATCGTATGCACTGGCAAGTGTCACGACGCAACTGAAGTTAGAGGGCGGAGGCGAACATACCCGGGTCCTCCAGCCTGCTCTGCCATCTTCTGAGCGAACTGCTTTACTCAAGCTACTGCATCTTGATCTGCAGGCTCACCCGCCAGCTGCGGGTGTTATTGGCGTCTGTCTGTCAGCACAGCCGGGAGATAGAGGCCAGGTGCAGGCAGGCCTGTTTGCTCCGCAGCTTCCTGAGGCGATGCCTCTAGAGGTGACACTGGCACGCATTGCAGCCATGGTGGGAGAAGAGCATGTTGGTCGTGCAAGACTACTGGACACCCATGCGGATACGACATTTGCCATGGAGAGATTTGTAGCGCCGAAGGTTTCGCATGCCTCAAAAGGCCGGTCGTGTGCATCTGCTGCAATGGCTCTGCGGCGTTGTAGACCCCCTCAAACGCTTCAGGTCGTTACGCGCGACAGGCGTTATTCTCCACGGCCCTTGTCGTTCTACTTTGGCGGCAGGTACTACGTGGTGGTGCAGGCATATGGTCCGTGGCGACGGAGTGGCGACTGGTGGTCCGCGGAAGTGTGGTCCTGCGAAGAGTGGGACGTTTGCGCCCGTTGCGATGGTGCCGATGCATTGTTGTGTGTGCTGAAACATAACCGCCTCAGCAAAGAGTGGACCATGGATGCACTCTATGACTAA